A DNA window from Primulina tabacum isolate GXHZ01 chromosome 12, ASM2559414v2, whole genome shotgun sequence contains the following coding sequences:
- the LOC142520664 gene encoding phospholipase D alpha 1 yields the protein MAQILLHGTLHVTIYEVDRLGSGGGGNFFSKLKENFEETIGIGKGTQKIYATVDLEKARVGRTKIIENEPSNPRWCESFHIYCAHMASNVIFTVKDDNPIGATLIGRAYVPVPELMEGEEVDRWVEILDNDKNPISEGSKIHVKLQFFDLTRDRNWARGIKSSKYPGVPYTFFAQRKCCRVSLYQDAHVPDRFIPKIPLSGGKYYEPHRCWEDVFDAITNAKHLIYITGWSVYTEISLIRDSRRQKEGGDTTLGELLKKKASEGVKVIMLVWDDRTSVGLLKKDGLMATHDEETEHYFQGTEVHCVLCPRNPDDGGSFVQDLQISTMFTHHQKIVVVDSSLPNGEDERRRIVSFVGGIDLCDGRYDTPFHSLFRTLDTAHHDDFHQPNFTGAVITKGGPREPWHDIHSRLEGPIAWDVLFNFEQRWKKQGGKDILLNFRDLEDVIIPPSPATYPDDQETWNVQLFRSIDGGAAFGFPETPEDAAKAGLVSGKDNIIDRSIQDAYIHAIRRAKDFIYIENQYFLGSCFGWDGHDIKVEDIGAMHLIPKELSLKIVSKIEAGERFTVYIVVPMWPEGIPESASVQAILDWQRRTMEMMYKDIIQALQAKGIVEDPRNYLTFFCLGNREVKRSGEYEPSEQPEPDTDYLKAQEARRFMIYVHAKMMIVDDEYIIIGSANINQRSMDGARDSEIAMGAYQPYHLANRQPARGQIHGFRMSLWYEHLGMLDETFLHPGSEECAMKMNEIADKYWDLYSCEELEKDLPGHLLRYPIGIASEGDITELPGTEFFPDTKARVLGTKSDYLPPILTT from the exons CTTAAGGAGAACTTTGAGGAAACGATTGGTATTGGCAAAGGAACTCAAAAAATTTATGCAACTGTTGATTTAGAAAAGGCTAGAGTTGGGAGAACGAAAATTATTGAAAACGAACCTAGTAATCCTAGGTGGTGCGAGTCTTTTCATATTTACTGTGCACATATGGCATCAAATGTGATATTCACTGTCAAAGACGACAATCCCATCGGTGCCACTTTAATTGGAAGAGCTTATGTACCTGTTCCCGAGCTTATGGAAGGGGAAGAAGTGGATAGGTGGGTTGAGATATTGGACAATGACAAGAATCCTATAAGTGAAGGTTCTAAGATCCATGTAAAGTTGCAGTTTTTTGATTTGACTCGAGATCGTAACTGGGCTCGTGGAATTAAAAGTTCCAAGTATCCTGGGGTTCCATATACTTTCTTCGCTCAGAGAAAATGTTGTCGGGTTTCTTTATACCAGGATGCTCATGTGCCGGACCGATTTATTCCAAAGATCCCTCTATCTGGGGGAAAGTATTACGAGCCCCACAGATGCTGGGAAGATGTTTTTGATGCGATTACCAATGCAAAACATTTGATTTACATCACTGGATGGTCAGTCTACACAGAAATATCATTGATACGAGACTCTAGGAGGCAAAAGGAAGGAGGTGATACGACTCTGGGTGAGCTGCTTAAGAAGAAAGCCAGTGAAGGCGTGAAGGTTATTATGCTTGTTTGGGATGATAGAACTTCTGTTGGTCTGCTGAAAAAAGATGGGTTGATGGCTACCCATGATGAAGAAACCGAACATTACTTCCAAGGGACGGAAGTGCATTGTGTGTTGTGCCCTCGTAATCCAGATGATGGTGGAAGCTTTGTTCAAGATTTACAAATTTCTACCATGTTCACTCATCATCAGAAGATTGTTGTGGTGGATAGTAGTTTGCCTAATGGAGAGGACGAGAGGAGGAGAATCGTGAGTTTTGTTGGGGGTATTGATCTTTGTGATGGGAGATACGACACTCCCTTCCATTCGCTTTTCAGGACACTAGACACCGCCCATCACGATGATTTTCATCAGCCTAATTTCACTGGAGCTGTAATCACGAAAGGTGGGCCAAGGGAGCCTTGGCATGATATTCATTCTCGGTTGGAAGGGCCAATTGCGTGGGATGTGCTCTTTAATTTTGAACAGAGATGGAAGAAGCAAGGTGGGAAGGATATATTACTCAACTTTAGGGATCTGGAGGATGTTATTATTCCTCCATCGCCAGCTACATACCCCGATGATCAAGAGACATGGAATGTCCAATTGTTCAGATCTATTGATGGTGGGGCGGCCTTTGGATTCCCTGAAACGCCAGAAGATGCGGCCAAAGCGGGTCTCGTTAGTGGAAAAGATAATATAATTGACAGGAGCATTCAAGATGCATATATTCATGCCATACGTCGGGCCAAAGATTTTATTTACATCGAAAATCAGTATTTTCTTGGAAGCTGTTTCGGTTGGGATGGCCATGATATTAAGGTCGAAGATATTGGAGCTATGCATCTCATTCCTAAGGAACTTTCTTTGAAGATTGTTAGTAAGATCGAGGCTGGAGAAAGGTTCACCGTATACATAGTCGTTCCTATGTGGCCTGAAGGGATTCCAGAGAGTGCATCTGTTCAGGCTATCTTAGATTGGCAGAGGAGAACAATGGAGATGATGTATAAAGACATCATTCAAGCTCTTCAAGCTAAAGGCATTGTGGAGGACCCTCGAAATTACTTGACGTTCTTCTGCCTTGGGAATAGAGAGGTCAAGAGAAGTGGCGAATACGAGCCTTCTGAACAACCAGAACCTGATACAGATTATCTGAAAGCGCAGGAGGCTCGCCGTTTTATGATATACGTACATGCCAAGATGATGATAG TTGATGACGAGTACATAATAATTGGATCAGCCAACATCAACCAAAGATCAATGGATGGTGCTAGGGATTCGGAGATAGCCATGGGAGCCTACCAACCCTATCATTTAGCCAACAGGCAGCCAGCAAGAGGCCAAATCCATGGTTTCCGAATGTCATTATGGTACGAGCATTTGGGCATGCTGGACGAGACGTTTCTTCATCCGGGAAGCGAGGAATGTGCTATGAAAATGAATGAGATAGCTGACAAGTATTGGGATCTCTACTCGTGTGAAGAGCTTGAAAAGGATCTTCCCGGTCACTTGCTCCGCTACCCCATCGGGATCGCTAGTGAAGGCGATATTACAGAACTTCCTGGAACTGAATTCTTCCCTGACACTAAAGCACGTGTCCTTGGTACAAAGTCTGACTACCTCCCACCTATCCTTACCACCTAA